A genomic stretch from Bacterioplanes sanyensis includes:
- a CDS encoding EscU/YscU/HrcU family type III secretion system export apparatus switch protein: MSKIQDTIPTSLLDANQAVAVTYKADSGKAPYVSAQGDDELAQAIIQLALLHEVPIYENASLVRWLSQLELHEEIPETLYQVMAEILAFVYALEGRSPTGQSSNEGTRPD; encoded by the coding sequence ATGAGCAAGATACAGGATACGATCCCGACCTCGTTACTCGATGCCAACCAAGCCGTGGCCGTGACCTACAAGGCCGACAGCGGAAAAGCGCCGTACGTCAGCGCCCAAGGCGATGATGAGTTGGCTCAGGCCATTATCCAGCTGGCGCTGCTGCACGAAGTCCCAATCTATGAGAACGCCAGTCTGGTGCGCTGGCTCAGCCAATTGGAATTGCACGAGGAGATTCCGGAGACCTTGTACCAGGTGATGGCAGAAATCCTCGCCTTCGTTTACGCACTAGAAGGAAGGTCTCCGACGGGCCAGAGCAGCAATGAAGGCACTCGCCCAGATTGA
- a CDS encoding TetR/AcrR family transcriptional regulator, with amino-acid sequence MPKKPFTQDEINAQCERIMDSASRVMADVGFHHLSMRKLAAQLGMTASNIYNYFPNKEALFLHTRRRGYDLMFRAIQQQMAEAKTPTQALYAFTGQWIEFAQRYPGYYQLMFQPPQLSATESQLADQQLQAQVQCQVDEWQRHILSLLQDAIPGFTRQAQVQQKRLALFFVSSVHGLVDTYRYQAFGDLLAGVELIPHDVIFQHISWLLTLVESQTTAKA; translated from the coding sequence ATGCCGAAGAAGCCATTTACGCAGGATGAAATCAATGCCCAGTGCGAGCGCATCATGGACAGCGCTTCAAGGGTGATGGCCGATGTCGGGTTTCATCATTTGTCGATGCGTAAATTAGCGGCGCAGCTGGGCATGACGGCCAGCAACATTTACAACTACTTCCCCAACAAAGAAGCGCTGTTTCTGCACACACGCCGGCGTGGCTACGATTTGATGTTCCGCGCCATTCAACAGCAAATGGCCGAAGCCAAAACCCCGACGCAAGCCTTGTATGCCTTTACCGGCCAATGGATCGAGTTTGCCCAGCGTTACCCTGGGTACTATCAACTGATGTTCCAGCCGCCGCAGCTGAGTGCCACCGAATCTCAGTTGGCGGATCAGCAATTGCAGGCTCAGGTACAGTGTCAGGTGGATGAATGGCAGCGGCATATTTTGTCGTTGCTGCAGGATGCGATTCCAGGATTTACCCGCCAGGCGCAGGTGCAGCAAAAGCGGCTGGCGCTGTTTTTTGTGTCGTCCGTTCATGGGTTGGTGGACACTTATCGCTACCAGGCATTTGGCGATTTGTTGGCTGGGGTTGAACTCATTCCACATGACGTGATCTTTCAGCACATCAGCTGGTTGCTGACCTTGGTCGAAAGCCAAACCACGGCTAAGGCCTAG
- the hemN gene encoding oxygen-independent coproporphyrinogen III oxidase: MQETLDWDPLLIQRYNRPGPRYTSYPTAVEFLACEDDQHELQAFAQRDPQKPLSLYIHIPFCAHVCYYCGCNKIVTKRREQAEPYLELLKQEVLRKRALLKQARVEQLHFGGGTPTFLSDEQLVDLIEFLQQTFDFSDASSADYSIEIDPRELRPNTLTLLRQHGFNRISFGVQDLNEQVQQAVNRIQPESMIRSVMAEARELGFRSINLDLIYGLPHQTLESFAETLSTIIELRPDRLSIFNYAHLPERFKPQRRIQTDDLPEADEKLAILGHCIKALTAAGYHYVGMDHFALPDDELAMAQAQGQLHRNFQGYTTHGDCDLIGFGVSSISQIGDYYLQNQVTVDRYEHTLQAGQLPTMKYRHTSNEDHIRRYIIAELLCHLSVAFDDIDQHYGGNSRELLAEDIERLQPMVKDDLVQCDGNGVTITARGRLLVRNACMAFDRYLHQHEQQRFSKAI, encoded by the coding sequence ATGCAAGAGACTCTGGACTGGGATCCGCTACTGATCCAACGCTATAACCGCCCCGGCCCGCGCTACACATCCTACCCAACGGCAGTTGAGTTTTTAGCGTGTGAGGACGATCAGCATGAGCTTCAGGCCTTCGCGCAACGCGACCCGCAAAAGCCTCTGTCTCTGTACATTCATATCCCCTTTTGCGCCCATGTTTGTTACTACTGCGGCTGCAACAAAATCGTCACCAAACGACGTGAGCAAGCTGAACCCTACCTGGAGTTGTTAAAACAAGAAGTGCTGCGCAAACGAGCACTGCTCAAGCAGGCGCGAGTTGAACAGTTGCATTTTGGCGGCGGCACACCGACGTTTTTATCCGATGAGCAACTGGTCGATTTGATCGAGTTTTTACAGCAAACCTTCGATTTCAGCGACGCCAGCAGCGCCGACTATTCGATCGAGATCGATCCGCGCGAGCTGCGCCCCAATACCCTAACGCTGCTGCGCCAACATGGCTTTAACCGCATCAGTTTCGGCGTGCAAGACTTGAACGAACAAGTGCAGCAAGCGGTTAACCGCATCCAGCCAGAAAGCATGATTCGCTCGGTGATGGCGGAGGCCAGAGAGCTGGGCTTTCGCTCCATCAATCTGGATTTGATCTACGGCCTGCCGCATCAAACACTGGAAAGTTTTGCCGAAACCCTCAGCACCATCATCGAGCTGCGCCCGGATCGGTTATCAATTTTTAATTACGCTCATTTGCCAGAGCGTTTTAAACCTCAGCGCCGAATTCAAACCGACGACCTGCCAGAGGCCGATGAAAAGCTCGCCATTCTCGGGCATTGCATCAAGGCGCTGACAGCAGCGGGCTATCACTATGTCGGCATGGACCACTTCGCCCTGCCCGACGACGAGCTGGCCATGGCTCAAGCCCAAGGCCAGCTGCATCGCAATTTTCAAGGCTACACCACCCATGGCGACTGCGATCTGATTGGCTTTGGCGTGTCGTCCATTAGTCAGATCGGTGACTATTACCTGCAGAACCAGGTGACCGTCGACCGCTATGAGCACACTTTACAAGCTGGCCAGCTGCCAACCATGAAGTATCGCCACACCAGTAACGAGGATCATATCCGGCGCTATATCATCGCTGAGTTATTGTGCCATTTGAGCGTCGCCTTCGATGACATTGACCAGCACTACGGTGGAAACAGCCGCGAGTTGCTGGCCGAGGATATCGAACGTCTGCAGCCGATGGTGAAAGACGATCTGGTGCAATGCGATGGCAATGGCGTTACCATCACGGCACGCGGGCGGTTATTGGTACGCAATGCCTGCATGGCCTTCGACCGGTATTTGCACCAACATGAGCAGCAGCGATTCTCAAAAGCCATCTAA
- a CDS encoding TlpA family protein disulfide reductase, with the protein MLPIVFVLLSSWMTRSMLDSGVRLAPLSVQTLSKQSLQLQWQHPTTLVYAFAPWCGVCRVSMPSLNLLQNENVRIVAIGFDFDSTDQVQQFVTDIGYDGEVYLGDAKLFQQLQLSGYPSYYVVSRDGAIRHKDRGLSTPPGLWLRTHSAPG; encoded by the coding sequence ATGCTGCCAATCGTGTTTGTGCTGCTCAGCAGCTGGATGACGCGCTCTATGTTGGACAGCGGCGTCCGCCTAGCGCCGCTGTCTGTGCAGACATTAAGCAAACAGTCGCTGCAACTTCAATGGCAACACCCCACCACCTTGGTGTATGCCTTTGCTCCTTGGTGTGGTGTGTGCCGAGTGAGTATGCCCAGCCTCAACTTACTGCAGAACGAAAACGTGCGCATCGTCGCCATTGGCTTCGACTTTGACAGCACGGATCAGGTGCAACAATTCGTGACCGACATCGGCTACGACGGCGAAGTGTATTTAGGTGATGCCAAGCTTTTTCAGCAGCTGCAACTCAGTGGCTACCCGAGTTATTACGTGGTCAGTCGCGATGGCGCCATACGCCACAAAGATCGTGGTCTAAGCACGCCTCCTGGGCTTTGGTTACGCACTCACAGCGCGCCCGGTTGA
- a CDS encoding GNAT family N-acetyltransferase, which translates to MQQATANQSLAGSESPLVARITQDADEIHQALQLRYKVFVEGMGAKVPTATQGIDQDDYDPHCLHLIVKDVHQDQVVGYSRILTNDSAAAAGGFYSASEFDLSQIVQPSKRYMEIGRTCVDPDYRSGAVIGLLWSGIAQFMAAHDIDYLMGCASISLADGISKAIAIVDHLRDKHFTDPSMRAEPRVHLPRTEVDLDGRKLIPPLLKAYLRIGVKACGEPFHDKDFNVADVLILLGKDDINQRYLRHFARADD; encoded by the coding sequence ATGCAGCAAGCAACTGCCAATCAGAGCCTTGCCGGCAGCGAATCACCCCTGGTGGCGCGTATTACACAAGATGCCGACGAGATTCACCAGGCTCTGCAGTTACGCTACAAAGTCTTCGTCGAAGGCATGGGCGCAAAAGTTCCTACCGCCACTCAAGGCATCGACCAGGACGATTATGATCCGCATTGCCTGCACCTGATTGTAAAGGATGTACACCAGGATCAAGTGGTCGGCTACAGCCGCATTCTCACCAATGACAGTGCTGCCGCTGCTGGCGGATTTTACTCAGCCAGCGAGTTTGATTTGTCGCAAATAGTCCAGCCTAGTAAGCGCTACATGGAAATCGGCCGCACCTGCGTTGACCCAGATTACCGCAGCGGCGCGGTGATTGGCCTGCTGTGGTCTGGCATCGCTCAATTTATGGCAGCGCACGACATCGACTATTTGATGGGCTGCGCCAGCATTTCTCTGGCCGATGGCATTTCCAAAGCCATTGCCATTGTTGACCACTTGCGTGACAAACATTTTACCGACCCGTCGATGCGCGCAGAACCACGAGTGCATTTGCCACGCACGGAGGTCGACTTGGATGGGCGCAAGCTCATTCCACCGCTGCTAAAGGCTTACTTACGTATTGGTGTGAAGGCTTGCGGCGAGCCCTTTCACGACAAAGACTTCAACGTTGCTGATGTGCTGATCTTGCTGGGCAAAGACGATATTAACCAGCGCTACCTGCGGCACTTTGCACGCGCCGACGATTGA
- a CDS encoding DUF4442 domain-containing protein produces the protein MIKRIQHWFNSPSGLRRILNLYGPYLGAGVRVRYLARDYREAQIEMKLRWYNRNYVGTHFGGSLFSMVDPFYMLLLMNTLGRQYIVWDASAAIDFVKPGRGTVKAHFVVTDAMLEDIRQHTANGDKYLPTYTVNVLDDNNELIAKVSKTLYIRRKA, from the coding sequence ATGATCAAACGGATACAACACTGGTTTAACTCACCGTCTGGCTTGCGACGTATTTTAAACCTGTATGGCCCTTATTTGGGTGCTGGCGTGCGCGTACGCTACTTGGCACGCGACTATCGCGAGGCGCAGATAGAAATGAAACTGCGCTGGTACAACCGCAATTACGTGGGCACCCATTTTGGTGGCAGTTTGTTCAGCATGGTGGACCCGTTTTACATGCTGTTGCTGATGAACACCCTAGGCAGGCAGTACATTGTATGGGACGCCAGCGCTGCCATCGATTTCGTAAAACCCGGCCGCGGCACCGTCAAAGCGCACTTTGTCGTCACCGATGCCATGCTGGAAGATATCCGCCAGCATACGGCCAACGGCGATAAGTACCTGCCGACTTACACCGTCAATGTCCTGGATGACAACAACGAACTGATCGCCAAAGTCAGCAAGACCCTTTATATCCGCCGCAAAGCCTGA
- a CDS encoding glucosaminidase domain-containing protein, translated as MRTVASLTLCLGLLSGCEQPPAQKQTASESPRPVTEHLPDFTQFQNTDDKKQAFFDFLMPLIEQVNDDVLSIRTELEAMTPPLTEAQQTRLQQLVRRYRIQEETQTEQIQRLLTRVLPIPPSLVLAQAANESAWGTSRFATEGNNLFGQWCFKRGCGLVPLDRPEGDRHEVAVFDTPLDSVRSYVRNLNTHPEYQQLRQIRRQQWQTQGYADGKALASGLLGYSERREEYVEEIRSMIRYNQLSQYDQPDASASLPQG; from the coding sequence ATGCGAACAGTTGCCAGTCTGACACTGTGCTTGGGCTTGTTAAGCGGATGTGAGCAACCACCAGCCCAGAAACAAACCGCGTCCGAGTCGCCGCGCCCGGTCACTGAGCATTTGCCTGACTTTACTCAGTTCCAGAATACCGACGACAAAAAGCAGGCGTTTTTTGATTTTTTGATGCCGCTGATTGAACAGGTCAATGACGACGTATTGAGCATCCGTACTGAGCTGGAAGCCATGACTCCGCCGCTCACTGAAGCGCAGCAAACTCGCCTGCAGCAGCTGGTACGGCGTTATCGCATCCAAGAGGAAACGCAGACAGAGCAAATCCAGCGACTGCTGACACGAGTATTACCAATACCGCCGTCTCTGGTGTTGGCCCAAGCAGCGAACGAGTCGGCCTGGGGCACCTCGCGTTTTGCCACCGAAGGCAATAATTTGTTTGGCCAATGGTGCTTCAAACGAGGCTGCGGCTTGGTGCCGCTGGATCGCCCTGAAGGCGATCGCCATGAAGTCGCCGTATTCGATACACCACTGGATTCCGTGCGCAGCTACGTGCGTAATCTCAATACCCATCCGGAATATCAGCAATTGCGACAAATCCGCCGCCAGCAATGGCAAACGCAAGGCTATGCAGATGGCAAAGCGCTGGCTTCAGGCCTGCTGGGGTACTCTGAGCGACGCGAAGAATACGTCGAAGAGATACGCAGCATGATTCGCTACAACCAGCTCAGCCAGTACGACCAGCCCGACGCCAGTGCGTCGTTACCGCAAGGATAA
- a CDS encoding PilZ domain-containing protein: MTNDRRFQQRYSAAPLKLTLRRQYWFGVKGREYPAIGHNFSRSGIAIFSSQRFKSGAKVLVSLESHDHRLAAIPADILRCEPTGRDYLCGLHFRFDHLPDHARIAVDTVLQRLQSSLMAAA; encoded by the coding sequence GTGACTAACGACCGCCGCTTTCAGCAACGATACAGCGCCGCCCCCCTGAAACTTACTCTGCGTCGCCAATACTGGTTCGGCGTCAAAGGTCGCGAGTATCCCGCCATTGGCCACAATTTCAGCCGCAGCGGCATCGCCATCTTCAGTTCACAACGCTTTAAGTCTGGTGCGAAAGTGTTGGTGAGCCTGGAAAGCCACGACCACCGCTTGGCCGCCATTCCCGCCGATATTCTAAGATGCGAGCCCACTGGCAGAGACTATCTGTGTGGCCTGCACTTTCGTTTTGACCACCTACCCGATCACGCTCGTATCGCCGTCGACACCGTACTGCAACGCTTGCAATCTAGTCTGATGGCTGCGGCCTGA
- a CDS encoding acetate/propionate family kinase, which produces MAQLAGIGHRVVHGGERFSASTRLTADVLEQLQQISDLAPLHNPVNLLGIETLAELLPELPQVAVFDTAFHQSLPQQAYLYAVPYDWYQQDGVRRYGFHGTSYRYVSQAAAQRLNKPLAQCNLLIAHLGNGCSACAIADGRSVDTSMGLTPLEGLVMGSRSGDIDAGVFEHLARTRQYDSAEVVHALNKHSGLQGLSGGLSNDMRTLLQAEQQGDSAAKRAIEVFCFRAARQLAALQTSLPSLDALVFTGGIGEHAAVIRQRICTAWRSMNWQLDDALNQQHGDDHGRISQPNSPMVMVIATDEERMIAADTYECIRHD; this is translated from the coding sequence TTGGCGCAACTGGCCGGTATCGGCCACCGAGTCGTTCACGGCGGCGAGCGGTTCAGCGCCAGCACCCGTCTGACGGCGGATGTGCTGGAGCAATTGCAGCAAATCAGCGATCTGGCGCCACTGCACAACCCCGTCAACTTGTTGGGCATTGAAACACTGGCCGAGCTGTTGCCTGAGTTGCCGCAAGTAGCAGTGTTCGACACCGCGTTTCATCAGTCACTGCCGCAACAAGCCTACTTGTACGCTGTCCCCTACGATTGGTACCAACAGGACGGCGTACGCCGGTACGGTTTCCACGGCACCAGCTATCGCTACGTCAGCCAGGCCGCAGCACAGCGACTGAACAAACCTTTGGCGCAATGCAATCTGCTGATTGCCCACCTGGGCAACGGCTGCAGCGCTTGTGCCATTGCCGATGGTCGGTCGGTCGATACCTCCATGGGGTTAACGCCGCTGGAAGGGCTAGTGATGGGATCACGCAGCGGCGACATTGATGCGGGAGTATTCGAGCACTTGGCGCGTACTCGTCAGTACGACAGCGCAGAGGTGGTGCACGCTCTGAACAAACACAGCGGTTTGCAAGGCCTGTCGGGCGGCTTAAGCAACGACATGCGCACCTTGCTGCAAGCCGAGCAACAAGGCGACAGCGCAGCCAAGCGCGCAATCGAGGTATTTTGCTTTCGCGCCGCTCGCCAGCTAGCTGCACTGCAAACGTCGCTGCCCAGCCTCGATGCCTTGGTCTTTACCGGCGGCATTGGCGAGCACGCAGCGGTTATTCGCCAGCGCATTTGCACAGCTTGGCGCAGTATGAACTGGCAACTGGATGACGCCCTGAACCAACAACACGGCGACGACCATGGCCGTATCAGCCAACCCAACAGCCCCATGGTGATGGTCATTGCGACGGACGAAGAACGCATGATTGCCGCCGACACCTACGAGTGCATTCGTCATGATTAA
- the pta gene encoding phosphate acetyltransferase, which yields MINLFIAPTSMETGLTTISLGLIRALDAQGLKVGFVKPIAPNYGDSERSTHLVRAVLELKTPDPMHLGGIQQRVSQGKLDHVLEDVVELHAQVANDCDVVLIEGLVPDRSEPYTAKLNAEMAKALNADVLLVADGQARTAERIQSDLRLHIGLFGSQRLNLMGCLINKVGGPASEPGLPSDEVAHERFINGQCTTEQAWNLKLDGCPVLGVMPWKAELISPRTLDVARALNAEVLHPGELDKRRVLRIGLCARTLTNMLETLRPGTLVVTPGDREDIILAAAMAANNGTPLAGLLLTGGFTPSQNLIHLCRSALNTGVPVLLTKRDTFSTARVLSSMSTHVPVDDVARVHEIMSAVAEHVDAETLQQRLGAPHTSRMSPAAFRHQIVSRARSAHKRIVLPEGDEPRTIQAAVACQRRGIAQCVLLGSRARIRQVAEAQEIVLPDDLQILDPEETRARYVAPMMERRKHKQLTEDQALAQLEDNVVLGTMMLAEDDVDGLVSGAVHTTANTIRPALQLIKTATDAKLVSSVFFMGLPDQVLVYGDCAVNPDPNSEELADIAIQSAESAAAMGIPPRIAMISYSTGASGSGSDVEKVRAATDLVRQRRPDLIVDGPLQYDAATTASVAKSKAPDSAVAGQATVLVFPDLNTGNTTYKAVQRSANVISIGPMLQGLAKPVNDLSRGALVEDIIYTIALTAIQAQQHK from the coding sequence ATGATTAATTTGTTCATTGCCCCCACCAGTATGGAAACGGGGTTGACCACCATTAGCCTGGGGCTGATTCGCGCGCTTGATGCACAGGGGTTAAAGGTGGGTTTCGTCAAACCCATCGCTCCGAACTACGGCGATAGCGAACGCTCTACCCATCTGGTACGCGCCGTATTAGAGCTAAAAACGCCAGACCCAATGCACCTCGGTGGTATTCAACAACGCGTCAGTCAGGGCAAGCTCGATCACGTGCTGGAAGATGTGGTCGAGCTGCATGCGCAGGTGGCCAACGACTGTGATGTGGTATTGATCGAAGGCTTGGTGCCCGACCGCAGTGAACCTTATACCGCCAAACTCAATGCTGAAATGGCCAAAGCACTGAATGCCGACGTGCTGCTGGTGGCCGATGGTCAGGCGCGCACCGCAGAGCGTATCCAATCGGACTTGCGTCTGCACATTGGGCTTTTCGGTAGCCAACGTTTGAATCTGATGGGCTGCCTGATCAACAAGGTTGGCGGACCAGCCAGTGAACCTGGATTACCCAGCGATGAAGTGGCGCATGAGCGCTTTATTAACGGCCAATGCACCACCGAGCAAGCCTGGAACCTGAAGCTCGATGGCTGCCCCGTGCTCGGGGTTATGCCATGGAAAGCAGAGCTCATTAGCCCAAGAACACTGGACGTTGCCCGCGCGCTCAACGCTGAGGTGCTGCACCCAGGTGAGTTAGACAAACGCCGGGTCCTGCGCATCGGTTTGTGTGCCCGCACCTTGACCAATATGCTGGAAACGCTGCGGCCAGGGACGTTGGTGGTCACCCCCGGCGATCGTGAGGACATCATCTTGGCAGCCGCGATGGCAGCCAATAACGGCACACCGCTGGCGGGCCTGCTGTTAACCGGCGGCTTTACGCCCTCGCAAAATCTGATTCATTTGTGCCGCAGTGCGCTAAATACCGGCGTGCCGGTATTGCTGACCAAGCGCGACACCTTTTCTACCGCGCGTGTGCTCTCCAGTATGAGCACCCATGTACCGGTGGACGACGTCGCACGCGTGCATGAAATCATGTCGGCGGTGGCCGAACATGTGGATGCCGAAACACTGCAGCAACGCTTGGGCGCTCCGCATACATCGCGCATGTCGCCAGCGGCGTTTCGTCATCAAATCGTTAGCCGCGCACGTTCGGCGCATAAGCGCATTGTACTGCCCGAAGGCGATGAGCCACGCACGATTCAGGCCGCCGTGGCCTGCCAGCGACGTGGCATTGCCCAGTGTGTATTGCTTGGCAGCCGAGCGCGCATTCGCCAGGTCGCTGAAGCGCAAGAAATTGTGCTGCCGGACGATCTGCAGATTCTCGACCCAGAAGAAACCCGTGCACGCTATGTCGCGCCCATGATGGAACGTCGCAAGCACAAGCAGCTCACCGAAGATCAGGCACTGGCACAGCTGGAAGACAACGTCGTCCTCGGCACCATGATGCTGGCCGAGGACGATGTCGATGGATTGGTGAGCGGTGCCGTGCACACCACCGCCAATACCATTCGCCCAGCGCTGCAACTGATCAAAACCGCCACCGACGCCAAACTGGTGTCATCAGTGTTCTTTATGGGGCTGCCGGATCAGGTATTGGTGTACGGTGACTGCGCGGTCAACCCAGATCCAAACAGCGAGGAGCTGGCAGACATCGCCATTCAAAGTGCCGAATCCGCCGCTGCCATGGGCATTCCGCCACGCATCGCCATGATCAGCTACAGCACCGGCGCTTCTGGCTCGGGCTCGGATGTCGAAAAAGTGCGTGCCGCCACCGACTTGGTACGCCAGCGTCGGCCCGACTTAATCGTTGATGGACCGTTGCAATACGACGCCGCCACCACCGCCAGTGTGGCCAAAAGCAAAGCGCCGGACAGCGCTGTAGCTGGTCAGGCCACTGTGTTAGTCTTCCCCGATCTGAACACAGGCAACACCACTTACAAAGCCGTTCAACGCAGCGCCAATGTGATCAGTATCGGTCCGATGCTGCAAGGACTGGCCAAACCGGTGAACGATTTGTCACGTGGCGCCCTGGTTGAGGACATTATCTACACCATCGCACTTACCGCGATACAGGCCCAACAACACAAATAA
- a CDS encoding acyltransferase, with translation MALLTGVIASILLALNTLFCSVILFSLTLIKLLLPFPSARKALNPILVTVASGWIYGNSAWMHLTQRMDWQVNMPDSLSRDGWYFVICNHQSWVDILILQHTLNGRVPFLKFFLKQELIKVPIMGAAWWALDFPFMKRYSKAYLEKHPEKRGQDVETTRKACEKFRDMPTSVMNFLEGTRMSAAKYQRQQPPFQHLLKPKAGGMAFAMNAMGDQFKSVVDVTIHYPDGAPTFWEFLQGKMTRCVVHIDEKDIPAALRSGDYENDDDYRQQFQHWVQSLWQDKDQLLTELAAKHT, from the coding sequence ATGGCATTGCTCACCGGTGTCATCGCCAGCATTTTGCTGGCGTTGAACACGCTTTTTTGCAGTGTAATTCTGTTTAGCCTCACGCTGATAAAATTGTTACTTCCCTTTCCGAGCGCACGCAAAGCGTTAAATCCGATACTGGTCACGGTGGCCAGCGGTTGGATTTATGGCAACTCGGCGTGGATGCATTTAACCCAGCGTATGGACTGGCAAGTCAATATGCCAGACAGCTTAAGCCGTGACGGCTGGTATTTTGTGATTTGCAATCATCAGTCTTGGGTCGATATTTTAATTCTGCAGCACACGCTAAATGGCCGCGTGCCCTTTTTAAAATTCTTCCTAAAGCAAGAGTTAATCAAAGTACCCATCATGGGCGCTGCTTGGTGGGCGTTGGATTTTCCATTTATGAAGCGTTACAGCAAAGCGTATCTGGAAAAACACCCAGAAAAGCGTGGGCAAGACGTCGAGACGACCCGCAAAGCGTGTGAAAAATTCCGCGACATGCCTACCAGTGTGATGAATTTTCTCGAAGGCACACGCATGTCAGCAGCGAAATATCAGCGCCAGCAGCCGCCATTTCAACATTTATTAAAACCCAAAGCTGGCGGCATGGCGTTTGCCATGAACGCCATGGGCGATCAATTTAAATCGGTAGTCGATGTGACCATTCATTATCCCGACGGAGCCCCCACCTTTTGGGAGTTTCTGCAAGGCAAAATGACCCGTTGCGTGGTCCACATTGACGAGAAAGACATTCCCGCCGCGCTGCGCAGCGGCGATTATGAAAACGATGACGATTATCGCCAGCAGTTCCAGCACTGGGTGCAATCCTTATGGCAAGACAAGGATCAACTGCTCACCGAGCTGGCCGCCAAACACACTTGA
- a CDS encoding GGDEF domain-containing protein yields MLAPATSSGTNTLRSVEQQINQLQTLRHRRRPFLPFPTPWEQAYLQHRQQRFLEVDFAMMLIGMVLYLSFAWADWVFGGDQSMWMIAVRAMLTLALLLLALHLRQQQSARLIPMTAIGIALVGCSIVAFTTQLEGSIRFAYHIGIIPVQVFAMVLLRNSVRSFLTCSLAMLGVYIFTAWWLDEQASNAVEAALLSLRPLFILFWLLLIILGTYLALAMERVSRLEFVQNRALELEAQRQQHLVEQLHQLSITDGLTGIANRRQFELRLQEEWQRARRYGQWLSLLMIDVDDFKAFNDTLGHPSGDAALRQVAAQLHSVCQRSGDVCARYGGEEFVLLLADTPAEAAHALAERVRQLVLALDICHPASKRAWLSVSVGVASRQVDGSDSAAALLRQADQALYQAKRQGRNQVCLAASSVSS; encoded by the coding sequence TTGTTAGCACCAGCGACCTCATCGGGCACGAATACCTTACGGTCAGTCGAACAGCAGATCAACCAGTTACAGACGTTGCGCCACCGACGCCGCCCATTTTTACCTTTCCCGACACCTTGGGAGCAGGCCTATCTGCAGCACCGGCAGCAGCGTTTTTTGGAAGTCGACTTCGCCATGATGCTGATTGGGATGGTGCTGTACTTGTCGTTCGCTTGGGCTGATTGGGTGTTTGGCGGTGATCAGAGCATGTGGATGATCGCCGTGCGGGCCATGTTAACGCTGGCTTTATTGCTGCTGGCGTTGCATTTACGTCAGCAGCAATCCGCGCGGCTAATCCCCATGACTGCCATCGGCATCGCCTTGGTGGGCTGCTCAATCGTGGCCTTTACCACACAGCTTGAGGGGTCGATTCGTTTTGCTTATCACATTGGCATCATTCCGGTGCAGGTGTTTGCCATGGTGTTGCTGCGCAACAGTGTGCGCAGTTTTTTAACCTGTTCGTTGGCGATGTTAGGCGTCTATATATTCACGGCGTGGTGGCTGGACGAACAAGCGAGCAATGCGGTTGAAGCGGCGCTGCTGTCACTGCGACCGCTGTTTATTCTGTTTTGGTTATTGCTGATTATTTTGGGGACGTATTTGGCGTTGGCGATGGAGCGAGTGTCGCGCCTTGAATTTGTGCAGAATCGTGCTCTGGAACTGGAAGCGCAGCGCCAGCAGCATCTGGTGGAGCAGCTGCATCAGCTGTCGATCACCGACGGCCTGACGGGCATTGCGAATCGACGCCAGTTTGAGCTGCGATTGCAAGAAGAGTGGCAGCGTGCTCGCCGCTACGGTCAGTGGCTGTCGCTATTGATGATCGATGTAGACGACTTTAAAGCCTTTAACGATACGCTCGGGCACCCGTCCGGCGATGCTGCATTGCGGCAAGTCGCAGCGCAGCTGCACAGTGTGTGCCAGCGCAGTGGCGATGTCTGCGCTCGTTATGGCGGTGAAGAATTTGTGCTGCTGTTGGCCGACACACCGGCTGAAGCCGCACACGCGCTGGCCGAGCGTGTGCGCCAGTTAGTACTGGCGTTGGATATCTGCCATCCGGCATCAAAGCGTGCTTGGTTAAGCGTCAGTGTCGGCGTGGCCAGCCGGCAAGTGGATGGCAGTGACAGCGCCGCAGCGCTGTTACGTCAGGCGGATCAGGCGCTTTATCAAGCCAAGCGCCAGGGGCGCAATCAAGTGTGTTTGGCGGCCAGCTCGGTGAGCAGTTGA